The Vigna angularis cultivar LongXiaoDou No.4 chromosome 9, ASM1680809v1, whole genome shotgun sequence DNA window TCTGCTATGAATGAGTGAATGAGGCTTTATGGATGAGGAAACGAGGCACTAAAGTTAGCTTTGCTAAGAAGACTCTATGAATGGTTCTATGTGAATGAGGGAACGTGGCTCTAAATGAAGGAACGAGGCTCTACGAGGGAATGTGGAGAAAAGGGAAACTTGGGAGGCTACCAGTGTGGAAACGAGAAGATAAGAGGGAAACTTGCGAGAAAAGGAAAACTTACgagaaaaggaaaaactaaTTTTCCAAATCactaattaattttacttaGGTGTTTACCAATAGACTTTATCTGTCAGTAATGAGTCACATGTTTTACAGACAAATTTACTAGTAGATATATCTGCTGGTAACTTAACTTAATGAGTTCATTGATAAATTCGTCGATAATAAGTAATTACCGACAAAATTAATTCTACCGTTAAATATCTGTCAGTATATTTAGTTATTCTTGTAATGTAAGTGTTATGCCTACCTTATTTTACAGACTAATTTTTGTGATGTTgagttattataaataaatttttaagaggACACGAGAGTTTAAATTCATTGAAACTATTGTGTTACCCTCTGTCAAACTCTTCTTAAATCAAATGAAGGTACATACTACATCTTACATATAATTAGAATAAATCATAATGCTTTATAAAGATGATAgcatcttaaaaaaataaacattttgtaTACTTGTTTGTAAagtattttatcaaaatatattgaaatctGTTAGAAATTACTCTAACacctataataataatttattaaaagtataataatatatttcttcatttaaCAATTTCATTATACAACGTttcataatttgaaaaaaaataaaatagttaacaaTTTTACATGAACAAAAACGAgtagaaatatataaactaaatagtaagattttatattaaattaaaactcggccaaacaaaattttatatgaatttcatgtttgatttaattgactttctaataaaaaaattcaattaattacaAACACTTATAAACAAAAACCCATAATCAATTAAGgtgttttccaattttatttttactcattTCCTTGCCTAAAACAATTAATCTAAGGATATTATGCAAAAACACACTGAAAAACCCTAGAGAGGTTGTTAAGATattcttcaaaaaaatgtcaCTTGAGCTTGGTTTagattcaaccaaacaacatatttttactttcatctcttacctcttttttttctttttactttctcttatttttctttgtttctttcttctttaccaaaatgaaaaataaaatataaacattctACAATGTACTAGAGTGGATCCACAATATAACACATCACAACATAAATCACAAACCTAAAACACATACTTCAAAATAGATGGGGATGGTGAAGCCTTTTCTGTTATTCATCATTTCCCAAAGAGGAATCAAATCACCAAACATGCTAGGAATGATTACTTAGTGCAATAAGGAAACAAAGATTAAAATACCTTAACCATTTGCCATTTTCCAAAGACTGAACAACCTTTAATGATTACACCCTCTAAGCACTCATTCATATTtcatcttttcctttctctctacCAAACAAAGATTCATTCCAAATTTCCCCTCCTTTTCTCTTCCTTGAAGCTTTGTCCTGCATTTTGTTTTCATCATTGTTCTTTAAATCAGGAAATGATTATGAATATGAATCAGTGCATTGAACAACTTGGACACTATTTATGCACTGATTGATTTTCATAGTGTCTATTGTTAAGTAAAAGAGATAACAGGCATCGGTTTTCATGACTCCATGGACTTGAGGGACGCAAAAGTTGGCTTCTTTCTGTTTTGTAGTTTCTGTCTTGTCACTTTCTCTGAACAAGATGGTATGTTTACACTTCCCTATGAAATAGTGTCATCATTTTAGCTTTAACtttatgttttagaaaattaaCTAAGAAATTCAGCATCCCATTTCCTTGATCATGTTtgtttataaatacatattcttttgtttgagatcatttaaaacattaagTGTCTATGCTGACTTCATTTTTACATGAAATTAGTCTTCACCTGGTTTCATACATATTGAAGAAATGATGAACAAGATTTTAGCGTTTGCTTTGCATTTTCTCAGCAATCAGTAAGAACTTATAATGCACTCAAGTTGTTTTACAATATGACTGGTGGTTCTATTATTTCAATATCAAGGGCATGACCAAGTTTCTTTTTTGGTATGGTCAACCTGATTGTGTTGTTCAAAACGTTTCTCATAGAATTTCAATGTGCAGGTTTCTTTAGTCTTTCTTGTGGTGGAAGAACCAGTTTCAGGGATTCATCTAACATTTCGTGGGTACCAGACACCACCTACGTAACCACAGGAAAGACTACTACCATCACATACAGTGATGGTTCCAACTCACTGAACATctcagctcggttcttcccaaATTCTAGAAGGCGAAAATGTTACAGAATACCAGTGAACAATTCAACTACTTTGGTTCTTGTTAGAGCAAAATTTGTGTACAAGAACTATGATGGACTTGGGAAACCCCCTAAGTTCTATGTTTCAATTGGGACATCTATTGCAGCCGCCATAAATCTTGCTGAAGATGATCCATGGAGTGAAGAGTTTTTATGGACAGTCAACATGGATACACTGTCATTCTGCTTAATTGCAATGCCTGAAGGGGCTTCACCTGTAATTTCTTCTCTTGAAATCAGACCACTTCCTCAGGGAGCCTACACAAATGGTATGACAGATTTTCCTAACAAGTTGCTTAAGAAGAGTTATAGAATTGATTGTGGGCACTCAAAGGATTCCATAAGGTAAGAAAACTTAACATCGGTCAGATGAGAAATGTTAGCAACACATTCTTGGAATTGTtgaaatcataaaattttatgatttccACTACTGAACTAATGTTTCACTCATGAATCTAAggttttcaataaattttaaccaATAATAGAAAGAATTAGAAAGAGTGTGTTGGAGAATGTACTGCCAACACCAATTTCTTTCATAGTGATACCTTTTGTGGTTAACCAAGGTTGTGAAGCTTTAGCTCTATAAAATACAGGTATCCTTTGGATCCATTTGATAGAATATGGGATGCTGATAGAAGTTTCACACCCTTTCATGTTGCCATTGGGTTTAAGATTCAACTTAGCTTCAGACAGTCTAGTCTTGTAGAAGAACCACCAGTTGTTGTTCTTCAAACTGGGAGAGTTTTGGCAAGAAGTAATACTCTGACATACAACCTCCCTCTTGATGCATTAGGGGACTACTACATCATCCTCTACTTTGCAGGGATTCTTCCTGTCTTCCCCTCATTTGATGTTCTTATAAATGGAGAACTAGTAAAATCAAACTACAAAATAAATGGCTCTGAAACCAGTGCTTTATACATAACGCGAAAGGGAATTGGGAGCTTGAATATAACATTAAAGAGTATCAGCTTTTATCCTCAGATCAATGCATTTGAGGTTTATAAGATGGTTGATATTCCAAATGATGCCTCATCAACCACAGGTTCCTCTCCTCCTTGTCTCACCCTAAATTTTGGTTTCTTTCCAGAATATATCTGTTTGAATAAACTTATCTACAAACacttatgaaaaagaaaaataagaagaaaaatgaaatgttaACTTATGCACAAACTACAAGTTCTTCTAGTTTTTCtctaaattcttatttttaacttgTGCATAAGCTAATTTTAGAATATGAAAAAACTCATTTCACTtgcttttttcttatttttctttttgaggaGTGTTTATGGAGAAGTTTGCCCAAAACAAACTAACTTAGTTTGATTCATTTACTTGTTTTTCTCAACTTGGACGCCAGTTTCAGCACTGCAGGTTATTCAGCAGTCCACTGGATTGGATCTTGGATGGCAGGATGATCCATGTCTGCCTTCCCCATGGGAGAAAATTCACTGTGAAGGAAGCCTTGTTACATCATTGTGTGTGCACTCAGTACATTGttgttgcttttttttttctttcccaatATACTAGCTTTTCTTTCATTGATGATCTAATAGGAATGACATTTTTCAGGGATCTTTCAGACATAAATTTGAGATCCATTAGTCCTACATTTGGTGACTTGTTAGACCtcaaaatattgtaattttctttcaaCTAATTGGACATGATCATTCTACTTTTGGTTAGCTTATTGTGGAAAAATATTCTGTTTCCTTTCAGCTTCCGGAGACAGCTTtccaaacataaaatttattatttctacaAATACAATTGTTTTCAAACATGTAACATATTTGGTTCTGATATTCAATTTCTTATGTCCATCTTTGGCTGCATAATTATCAGGGATTTGCACAACACATCACTTACTGGTGAAATACAGAATTTGGATGGCTTGCAGCATCTTGAGAAACTGTAATACTTCCATATAGCTCGAActtaaaacattgtttttataCAAGTAAACTAATAAGCTAAAATTTTCAGGAACTTAAGTTTCAATCAGTTAACATCTATTGGTGCAGACCTCCAGAACTTGATTAACCTTCAAATATTGTGAGTAACATATACCACATGTTTTTCAAATTCAGGGATTTAAGGGCTCTATTAGTAgcttgaaatttgaaattctgcTAAACAATAGCTGAAAACTTACACTTACATTTCCCTTTTCTACCCTTTGCTTTGTTTCTTTCCCCTTGTATGTGAAGAGACTTGCAGAACAATAGTTTAATGGGAACAGTACCTGATAGCTTGGGAGAGTTAGAGGACCTCCACTTACTGTAAGCAAGAATCAGAAAAagataatgtttttattattttcattcatatcaaTTATTGAAAACCATGACAATTGATATATTACAAATGTTTTCACTTGAAAAAGAGAAtgactttattattttcattcatatcaaTTACATTCTCCTTACTTCTATTTGTAGCAATCTAATATtctaaaaaagagaaataaggaaacaatatactgaaaaaataatctagaagattcaataaatattttctctaattaggaagattctataaatattttctttaattaagaagattctatagatatttcctctaattacaacaTTTTCCTATCTGAAGGAATCTGGAAAACAACAAACTACAAGGTCCTCTGCCACAGTCTTTGAACAAAGAAACATTGGAGATCAGGTATACAATAAATATTCTTGTCTCAAGAATCAGCATTTATGTTAATTCCTTGATCATTTGCAGGACATCTGGTAATTTGTGTCTTACCTTTTCCACAACATCATGTGATGATGATGCATCATCATCCAATCCTCCAATTGAAGCACCACAAGTTACTGTAGTTCCTCAGAAGAAGCACAATGTACATAACAATCTAGCAATCATACTAGCCACGGTTGGAGGAGCCATAATAGCCTTTCTCTTAATGTGTATTTCAGTATTGATATACAAGACCAAACAACACTATGAAGCCTCCCACACATCAAGTGTGTATATTCTCTTACATCATGCGCTATTATCTTAAACATTTTGTTTCATCTGTGTTAGATTGAAATCCTTGTGTCTTTTAGGAGGAGAAATGGATACGAGGAACTGGGGTGCTGCAAAAGTATTTTCCTACAAAGAAATCAAAGTATCTACAAGAAACTTCAAGGAAATCATAGGAAAGGGTAGTTTTGGATCTGTTTATCTTGGTAAACTTCCAGAAGGAAAATCTGTAGCTGTCAAAGTTCGTTTTGACAGATCTCAACTGGGTGCTGATTCATTCATCAATGAGGTTCACTAACTGAATTTCTCTTACAAACAGCATTGAATGCTTCATTGTATTTGTGCATGGTGAAATTGTGACAAAGAGTCAGCTACTAGCCACCTAGGAAATAGGTTCTATCTCTTTGGACCAAAACAGAGTGTTTTCTGTATGGACTAAAATGAAAAACTGTGTATACTATAgggataaattttttaatttaaccatatttaaatgaataatttaatcaTTCTCTTGGTATATATCTCATACTTAACCACAAAACATGTAGTTTTTTATACAGTAGAGATTATTGTTTTGTTTCAGACATTAGAAGAGAGAGTGAGAAAGGTTGTGGATTCAACTCTCCCACTAACAACTAACACTactgataaaagaaaaaatattctaCATTAAAATGccttgtgtaattttttttttctcaaacctAATTCTTTTTCCAACATCTACTGTTGTGCTTAGGTTAATCTTTTATCAAAAATCCGGCATCAAAATCTTGTGTCTTTGGAAGGATTTTGTCATGAAAGAAAGCATCAGATATTGGTTTATGAGTACTTGCCTGGGGGATCCCTGGCTGATCATCTCTATGGTACTAAAGACTTGAACACAAGTTTGTTTCTCTCTATTACATATACATATTTGTATATGATTACGTTTCTTTGGAGAAACTCCTATGAACACTAAATGCAtatgtttattctttttcttcctctaggTTGTCAAAAAATTTCCTTAAGCTGGGTGAGAAGGCTGAAAATTGCTGTTGATGCAGCAAAAGGTACAACAATGAGTTCCTAAACAATAATAGTGTGACTATATCATATTAGAAACACAATTTTGACCCTATCTTTTCTAATATGTATTCTTATTGCTCTATGATACAATACGCATAGCTCATTTTAATTCCGGACCTCATGAAAACACCATTCTAGTGTACTTCATTTTCAAAAATGTCACtgatgttgatttttgtttAACTAAATCAAGGACTAAAGTGAAAAACATCTTCATAAGTCAAGAACTAAAGTGAAATTTAACTAAATGAAAGATTAAACTTATCAATGAGATGGGTCTTTTGAGGGGGATTCACTTGTGAGATTTAACATCAATGAAACTTAAGTCCAACCCACGTAAGGGATTGACATTAGTTTCAACCCAAAATCTTAAGACAATATTTCTTATAATATGCTtaactttatcatttttatctAATTAGGATTTAAACTCATACTTGATTTCTTAATAATCCTTATCTCAGAAGCGAGTGTCTTTCATATTGATACATCCCCTCAAGCGTACCCCTTAGtataattttcactttttctatcTAAGAAGCCTTGTAATCACTCAATATAGaataaacctaataaaaatatgttgttCAGTTTGGTAAACATGACAATATAGGCTTTTCAAACTTTATAAGAACAAGACAAAAAAATTACAGTAATTAATATAATCAGCATGTTTATAGATACTAACAATCATTATGCAGTAGTGttattacaattaatttaatacatggtgtaaattatgtttatttattgaaaagGTTTGGACTATTTGCACAATGGAAGTGAACCAAGAATCATACATCGTGATGTGAAGTGCAGTAACATCCTCTTGGACATGGAAATGAATGGCAAGGTCTGTGACTTAGGTCTCTCTAAGCAAGTAACTCAAGCAGATGCAACTCATGTCACCACTGTTGTTAAGGGCACTGCTGGTTACCTTGATCCAGAGTATGTCTtgtaaatttatgataaagtttttaacatttttaatatactaaaatatcaatttttcaaaattatttttatttgtattttgcaTTCATATTGAGGTATAACATAAGAAAGCatcattattaaatttcaactaGGTTGACactttatatttcaataatcaCCTCCTCTTGCAAAAATATGTATATCAAAGAGAAAAAGAAccaacaatacaaaataaaatatggaGAACCGAATCAAAACCTGTAATCAAGAAAAAAacctttgtaattttttttattttagttctttaGGTTTTAGATAATGTACAATTTTAGTATGCTCCTCAACGttatacaagttttttttttcttattttatttcatctagttGATCTCTAGACCTTACATTCATTTAAGATGAAAAtgataagtaattaattaaaatgtaaagtcatattttagagaaaaagaaataagaaggccattgataaatttgtttttttttatttgggaataaattatatatgcaAGTTAATTTCCTTGTACAGGTATTATTCCACTCAACAGTTGACAGAGAAAAGTGATGTATATAGCTTTGGAGTTGTTCTTTTGGAACTCATTTGTGGGAGAGAGCCATTGACTCACTCTGGAAACCCTGATTCATTCAACTTGGTGTTATGGGTAAACAACATatcattcttttttattgtttgtacAAACTGGTAAAAGCAATGGTTATTGTTAAAATGCTAAAATCAATTCATAAAGTGGTCTAGGTTGGAAAGATGATTAGAAAATTATAACTCTTCAATAAAGAATGTGGGAACATAATAACAGAGTAATGATTTCATGTAACAAAAGTTCACTTCacataacaaattattttattacatgttAGGTAGACAAAGTTAAACATAAGAGAAAGACCTATAAACTCATTGCTTTAGGTGGATCAACGTTATTTTAAGCCTATAACAAAATTGCATACCAAACACTTTTTCACATCAATGTGTGGTttacattttttgtttataactACCAATTGCAGGCCAAACCATACTTGCAGGCTGGTGCATATGAGATAGTGGATGAAGACATAAGAGGAAGTTTTGATCCCTTGAGTATGAAGAAAGCAGCTTTCATTGCTATAGAGTCAGTGCACAGGGATGCATCACAGAGGCCATCTATTGCAGAGGTATTGACAGAGCTAAAGGAAGCCTACGATATTCAGCTCAGATTCCTTGAATCATGTGAAAATGAGAATTGATTTTGCAGCTACACTTGCTGCATATCAAGTTAAATTATGCATCAGCTCTGATTGTATGCAAACAAGGAAAAGAAGGCAAACAGAAAAGGGGAATTGATAtgatatttaattagttttgtaattttatcatattttactttatttaatattataatgaaCAAACACAATATATTCAATCCAATAGCTACTAGATGATGCAGTTGGATTAGTATTTGattcttccttctttttcttttcttggtaAGCAACTCAAAGAAAGAACAATGCTGTTTCCAACATTCTAGAATGCAAAGGAAGTAACAAATGGGGCTGGAAATAGACCAGACATTGCAAATACTTGACCATGGACATGCTTTTTCAATCACAACGAGTTTCAAATTGACAAAAGttggaattttatttaaagcaccattattgataatatttttttatctatggATCACATTGATAGTTTTTTCTAGTATAGATGGTTAGAAAACATGACACTCACTAAATATTTCTGCTTTACTTCTAGTGTGTTTTTCATTTCACATGAGCCTTACAATATATAGATTAACATTTGGCCTTTCATATATAGACCACAATGTCTCTAGTTATTTCAAATCAAACACTATAATAattgttgaaagtctcacattgactagagataagaccaatttataatatataattgggtacaaacctcaccttacaagccagttttgtggggttgagttaggcttaaagtccacttcttaacatggtattagagttATGGTTACAGCCTATCCtaacgatatttgttgtttgttgggcatattatttcacccgctatcgggctgctatcggaccacccattaatatCTATTCTCATAGTTAACCTTAGCAACCTCAATCTCATTCTCTTGTCGCTCCAACTCCTCCTTCTCACGCTTGAACATACTATTCTCCAACAACATTGTCCTCTCTGCTTCCATTAACTGATCCTATTTCTTCTTTAGTGTTGCCAATGTTGCCTCGAGATCCGAttcaaaatccaaaaatttGGTTCCTATCCGCTAAGCGAAATTTGTTTTTGGTCGAACAACCTCTTGAACAAAACCCTAGGAGACTTTGCTGCTTCATAATCGTTCAAGCTAAGCTTATTTGAAATCTTCATGAAGTTGACTCGGTTGTTCTCATCATCTACCGAGCTATCAAAATACACAGTCGGGCTCTACAATTTCTCCATCGAGTTCTCCAACAAGCTTTGCACTAAGTTCTGCGAGCCCGCCAAGCGCCTTTCCAGGCTATCCAAGCTCTCTATTAACACCTTTAAGCTCTCCATCAAGCTATCTAGACGCCAATTCAGTGAATGCATACCCCCTAGCCACAACCCAAACACATTTAAGAAGAGCTAGAGTCATACATGCAAGGTGAAGCAAAACTCTTTCTCTTAGGTCATCATGGAGCACCTGTAGTATATTAGGAGTatttagaccttgtattaagggtcaagtagtGTACGATTTCTTGTTAGGCATTGTATTAAGGTCCAAGTAGTATATGGGTTTTGAACAATCTTGTCTTAAGTTATAAGGCAATATTTGCACCTAGCTTAAGCTAATCTTGGGTGATTAGTTATGTAACACTATCTTGGTGGAGGGTGTCTCATATGAGACATGGTGGTCACATAGCATGTTCTTAGTAAAGAGTCTTCTTGCACAGGTAGTGGCCATATGTCTTACTCACGACACATAACAGGAGAAAAGTGTAAGTTCCTAAGCCTTAGGAGCAAGAAAGGAGGATCACTCACCTTTAGAGGAAACCAAAAGGGAAAGATCATTAGAATTCGAAAGATAGATACAAAGCTCTCCCCTTTTATTGATAATGTTTTGTTGGTAGATGGCCTTAAACATAATTTGCTGAGCATAAGTCAATTGTGTGATAGTGGATAATGTTGTATTTGAAAAAGGCCAACGTAGAGTTTTGAATAATAGTTCATTAGTATTTACGACTAATAGGCAAGGTAACTTGTGTAAGATAAATCTAGATTAACTACAGTCTCAAAGTGTTTCATGTCTAATATTTATGAAAGATGAGGCAATATCATGACATAATAATTATGGACATGCAAGCATGAGATTAATCTCAAAGTTGCAACATCATGATCTCATAATAACTAGGATGAAGTGTTTGATGTCTTCTACAAACTTTGTAAAAGGATAAAAATCGAAAAGAGTTTAAAAATCATGAATATCTGAAATGACTATGGAGGAGAATTTGAAATTgagttttttcaaaatttttgagAAATTGAAAAGAGTTTAAAAATCAAGTCTAGCTGAAGTGCTTCTTTGCTTACATGCTTTGTTCTCGTTGTTGTCCGTACAAGTAATGTCAACAATAAGTTTTATTCAAAAGTGTTATACAAAGGACAAAAAGACATTGAGAAATAAAAAGACAATCCTAGAATGTTTCTTCAAAGCTTTAGCACTTAAAAGGCCATACTAGATACTCATGAACGAAAACATTGATAAAGCACTATCACCTTATAACATAAATCTGATTTTGACTAACAACCTAAAAAAGTTATGAAATTTATCAAGAACTCAACTCTATCTCCAATGCTCTTTtctcaatttatataaaaaagatttgTAGAAGATAAGAAGTCgataaagttgtaaaaattattaaaaacggttgagaattgaaaagaaaagagaaaaaacatgtacaagaaagataattaaattgatattttgacGGTTTTTTTATTACTGTGGTGCAATTTGAATAGGGAATTACGAAAGtggtatatttaaaaaaaaaatcattcaaagtTAAGATGATTTCACGATAAAAGAAGTATGTGCGATTCAAAgaagattttaataaaattgagttGAAGTCGTGAAACAAATTACAACTTTAGTATCATGGCACGTATGCAGAGTGTAAATTAAGGGGGATTTTCGAGTCAAACCTGTGACTCTCTGTAGGTGTGTTTGTGATTTATTGTATTCTGACATTGATGGCGCGTATCCAATTAAAAGTGCAGTGCAGAGGGCTTGCTGCCATCATTTTTCAAATTGACTCTTTGGAcccttcctttcttctttcaacTCAAACACATTCCTTCTTTTCTGAATTTTGGTTGCTAGTTAATGTTTTCACGACTTCTATATCtatattatttacaaaacatTAAAATCGTATCATTATACTAAGATTtctatataataaataagattacTTTGTTTTacgaaataattaattttaataaaaagtgtACGAAGTTTAGATGACTTTggtttatatattaaagttatcTTATCACGACTTCAACTCAATTTAATTGAATTGTGTTTGAACGGTACAACTGTTTTATGTTATGAAGTAACTTTACActaattgaatgaattttaattttaaaaatgcacCACTCTCATAATTTCTAATTCAAATTATACCACAGTAGTAAATAAAAACCTATTTTGACATACGTTTCTTAccgaatttttcttttttaattcttaatgcCATTTTTTTTCGGTTCTCACAAACAGTTTGGACATAATATCAGTTTAAAGGCTAACTCTTACTACACTTCCATGATTTCACCATGcactttttgtattttaaaatatggaatacaatatataatattttaaataatacattccaaaatataaaatataaaataaaaattaattcattttgaattacataatctaaaatacaaatatacaattttaaataaaattttattattctaaattataaattacaaaatacacaaaattatattttaaattatccatttaaaaataaaaaataaaacgtatatttcaaattatgtattctaaaatacaaaaattatagtTCAGCcgaataatacattttaaaatacaaaataaaaaaatatatggtaaattatgtatttcaaaaatacaaaatttacattACAAATTGGCCTGTTGATAAATTTATGGAAGAAACTGCCTAGTCACAAAATAGAATCATCTTAGTTGACGTAATGCACCACCCTCCCGCTAGGATGAATCAAGATGTTCAGACTAGCATAAACATTTTTCCGAAGGTGTTTTCGTTTTAAGGTTTATTAATCAACTATGTTTCATGAAAAACAGTGACATAATTTTATCACGCCtcaaaagatgaaaattttattgaacAAAATTAGTAATACAAACAAGCTACAAATATGCCCTAGTCCTGCCTTGGTTAGTTTGAATTCACCAAGATGATTAACATTTCAGCAGCACAGCTGAAATGTATTTCAAAGCCAAAAATCAGGAATCACCAATGCTTCAAAATTACATAACCTCAGCTTCTTTCAGAGGTGGTTGAAGATGCAGGGTCCAAATTGATATGAGACTTGTCTGATTGATGCATATTATCAGAACTTCCTGCATCAGCTTTCTCAAGCAAAACTTCTCGTTGCAATTCTTTCAA harbors:
- the LOC108346309 gene encoding probable LRR receptor-like serine/threonine-protein kinase At5g48740 isoform X1; the encoded protein is MDLRDAKVGFFLFCSFCLVTFSEQDGFFSLSCGGRTSFRDSSNISWVPDTTYVTTGKTTTITYSDGSNSLNISARFFPNSRRRKCYRIPVNNSTTLVLVRAKFVYKNYDGLGKPPKFYVSIGTSIAAAINLAEDDPWSEEFLWTVNMDTLSFCLIAMPEGASPVISSLEIRPLPQGAYTNGMTDFPNKLLKKSYRIDCGHSKDSIRYPLDPFDRIWDADRSFTPFHVAIGFKIQLSFRQSSLVEEPPVVVLQTGRVLARSNTLTYNLPLDALGDYYIILYFAGILPVFPSFDVLINGELVKSNYKINGSETSALYITRKGIGSLNITLKSISFYPQINAFEVYKMVDIPNDASSTTVSALQVIQQSTGLDLGWQDDPCLPSPWEKIHCEGSLVTSLDLSDINLRSISPTFGDLLDLKILDLHNTSLTGEIQNLDGLQHLEKLNLSFNQLTSIGADLQNLINLQILDLQNNSLMGTVPDSLGELEDLHLLNLENNKLQGPLPQSLNKETLEIRTSGNLCLTFSTTSCDDDASSSNPPIEAPQVTVVPQKKHNVHNNLAIILATVGGAIIAFLLMCISVLIYKTKQHYEASHTSRGEMDTRNWGAAKVFSYKEIKVSTRNFKEIIGKGSFGSVYLGKLPEGKSVAVKVRFDRSQLGADSFINEVNLLSKIRHQNLVSLEGFCHERKHQILVYEYLPGGSLADHLYGCQKISLSWVRRLKIAVDAAKGLDYLHNGSEPRIIHRDVKCSNILLDMEMNGKVCDLGLSKQVTQADATHVTTVVKGTAGYLDPEYYSTQQLTEKSDVYSFGVVLLELICGREPLTHSGNPDSFNLVLWAKPYLQAGAYEIVDEDIRGSFDPLSMKKAAFIAIESVHRDASQRPSIAEVLTELKEAYDIQLRFLESCENEN
- the LOC108346309 gene encoding probable LRR receptor-like serine/threonine-protein kinase At5g48740 isoform X4, with translation MDLRDAKVGFFLFCSFCLVTFSEQDGFFSLSCGGRTSFRDSSNISWVPDTTYVTTGKTTTITYSDGSNSLNISARFFPNSRRRKCYRIPVNNSTTLVLVRAKFVYKNYDGLGKPPKFYVSIGTSIAAAINLAEDDPWSEEFLWTVNMDTLSFCLIAMPEGASPVISSLEIRPLPQGAYTNVSALQVIQQSTGLDLGWQDDPCLPSPWEKIHCEGSLVTSLDLSDINLRSISPTFGDLLDLKILDLHNTSLTGEIQNLDGLQHLEKLNLSFNQLTSIGADLQNLINLQILDLQNNSLMGTVPDSLGELEDLHLLNLENNKLQGPLPQSLNKETLEIRTSGNLCLTFSTTSCDDDASSSNPPIEAPQVTVVPQKKHNVHNNLAIILATVGGAIIAFLLMCISVLIYKTKQHYEASHTSRGEMDTRNWGAAKVFSYKEIKVSTRNFKEIIGKGSFGSVYLGKLPEGKSVAVKVRFDRSQLGADSFINEVNLLSKIRHQNLVSLEGFCHERKHQILVYEYLPGGSLADHLYGCQKISLSWVRRLKIAVDAAKGLDYLHNGSEPRIIHRDVKCSNILLDMEMNGKVCDLGLSKQVTQADATHVTTVVKGTAGYLDPEYYSTQQLTEKSDVYSFGVVLLELICGREPLTHSGNPDSFNLVLWAKPYLQAGAYEIVDEDIRGSFDPLSMKKAAFIAIESVHRDASQRPSIAEVLTELKEAYDIQLRFLESCENEN